From the genome of Bubalus kerabau isolate K-KA32 ecotype Philippines breed swamp buffalo chromosome 13, PCC_UOA_SB_1v2, whole genome shotgun sequence:
agaggagaatgaaaaaactggcttaaaactcaacattcaaaaaactaagatcatagtataTGGTCCCGTcagtttatggcaaatagatgaggaaaaagtggaaacagtgacagactttattttcttgggctccaaaatcactgtggatggtgactgcagccatgaaattaaaagacttattccttggaagaaaaactatgacaaacctagccagtgtattaaaaagcagagacattactttgcagcaaaagtctgtctagtcaagactatggtttttccagtggtcctgtatggatgtgagaggtggaccatgaagaaggctgggtgccagagaatagatgcttttgaactgtggtgttggagaaactcttgagagtcccttggactgcaaggaggtcaaaccagtcaatcctgaaggaaatcatccctgagtattcgctggaaggactgaagctgaagctgaaatcctttggccacctgatgtaaagaacccactcattggaaaagatcctgatgctgggaaagatggagggcaggaggagaaggggatgacggaggatggttggatgccatcactgactcagtgaacatgagtttgagcaaattccgggagatggtggaggacaggggagcctggggtgctgcagtccatggggtcccgaagagctggacacgactgagaggacTGAATGAGTGTTACCTGTTGTCATTTTTGTTGTCTTCATCCTCTGTCTGCGGGGACAGCATGTGTCAGTCATTCACATATAGATTGTGGATTCTCtctttgtgctcagtcattaaaGATCACCAGGTTTGGGATACGAGGAAGCCTGGGTATTATACAATCTAACCTTCTACTCTCCTGGCACATCTGTAAGATCATTTCTGGGGTTTTCCCCTTATTTGTAggcatataataaaattttataaaagggTAGCTTCCTCGCCATcaacctccacccccaccccccctgaAAAGGTGGTTAATTGTGCTAACTCACCTGGTAATAGGTGTTTTTGTAAGGCTTCTACTTTTTGTTACTGACacaaagtagaattttttttttaatgaatatctaCAGTTAAGAATGCCCTGACTGTAGAACTTCCTTCCCTCATTCTGTAGAACAGAATGATTTCACTCCTAAATTACTTGATCACATGATCTTATATACAGGAAAATTCATGCTAGaggtttattttgaaaatagcaCATAGGTATTAGAAAGGGCACTGATTGGTGATATCAGGTGTCTTGGCTTCTGTCACTGAATGTTCCTGGATGAGGTGATCTCATCAGATACCTACCTCTGAAATTCTATGCCACTGcatattttaattagaaatcttcaCTACATTCTTACATTCTTTAACCCCTATCCACTTTCCCTTTCAGCACTGAACTGAGAAGATGTCCCTGTATGATGACCTGGGAGTGGAGACCAGTGACTCAAAAACAGAAGGCTGGTCCAAAAACTTCAAACTCCTGCAGTCTCAGCTCCAGGTGAAGAAGGCAGCTCTCACTCAGGCCAAGGTGAGAGAAGCTAAGCCCACCTGTGAGGAAAGAGGCCCGGCAGGTGCCTGCTGAGGCGTGAGAGCCACTGCCCTACCTCTTTGTTGAATATATAGGGCTCCTGCGTGGCCGGAGGAGAGGCTGGGGTAGGGAGGGGAGGAATAGGAGCTGAAGGTCATTTCACGTctcctggaaatagaactgtttcAGAGAATCAGGATGAGGAAAAGAGTAGTTTCGATTTCCAGCAGTGATGCTGGTTTTCAGACTTCAGTATGTCCAAGCATAGAGTTTTTTCAGTGTATTATTTCATCTGAAAATTTAACAGTGGCCAATCTTTCTGTAAACCTTTTCTAAAAATGGAGATTTGTGTTGTAAGGAAAAGGAACTAGTATATGGTTATCGTAATAATTGAATTAAAAGGCTATTGTTTTAAGATTGTTTCTCTCATATCTGACAGGTTTGTtgcagagaccaaaaaaaaagctttgttATAAGTAATCTGAATTTTGATTTGAAGCCTCAGTATGCTTTTCTTGGTTTTTGATGATTTTAGAGCCAGAGGACAAAACAAAGTACAGTCCTTGCTCCAGTAATCGACCTAAAGCGAGGCGGCTCTTCAGATGAGCGGCAGATCGTGGACACTCCACCACACGTGGCTGCAGGCCTCAAGGTACACcccgcccccaacacacacacacgcccgtGGGTGGGCTCTCTTGCTTTCCAGGCTGCACTTGCCACACGTCACTCTGAGCACACCTCCTCTGTAGGCCTTGCAATCTAGTCAGTATCACGTTCAGTTTAATTTTTGCTCTGGTTTTATCAACTTTAAAACACTTACTCTGTTTAAAGCTCAGTAGTTAATTAATCAGAAATTGGAGGTGGgcgaaaagaaaaagaaatgacttaaGAATTTAAGAACTTGGTATTCTTTTCCTCCTGCATCTTCTGTCCCCTCATTGCGTTTCTCACTTAATATACTGTGCTGTCCACCTGTGTCAAAGAGTGCAGGGCCAGGCGCTCATCCCAGTGGCTTCACTGCGCTCCCCTGTGTGGCAGGCGCTGAAGCTCTCCATGGGGtttcatggccagaggagctgATCCTTCTCCTGCAGTCTGGTAGTCTGTCAAGAGGGAAAACCACTTGGTTCCCCACAAGGGAACTTTTCTGATGATTCTTagtcatttaacattttttcccaCAAATTCGCCACCTAATTTTTTCTTGCTGCATCTAACCAAGAACTGGTTAATCATCTTCTGTTACTGTACAGTGACTCCAGAACCTGTAATATCACCCCTAGATTTAATCAGTAAGCATTTTCTTCTTGTAACATAGCCAATTTTTAGTTGTAAAGTGTTCCCATCAGGTAAGTGTGTGGTGATTTACACACTCACTTCCTAACTGTAGGGCCAGTAAACCTTTTAGGGATACCTTTTCAGAGAGCTTtctgtgcatttaaaattttcttaggaTAGACTTCCTGAGGTAACTTCAGGAGATAATTCCCTTTCCTGGACAGTTTATTTGTTGCCAAGTTGTCTCTGGCAGAGTTGTATCACCTGCAGCGTGTGAGCGTTGAGTTTTTCCCACCCTCTGCAGTGTTGGGTATTAACTGTCAGTCTGTTATAATGAAGCAAGCCCCTGTATTCTTCATGGCATTTAGAGCAGGATGGCTCATTGTTGAACTTAGCAGGGTTCACACAGTAAAAGTTGTTTGCTGTCAGATTTTAACAACAGAGAATTATCCTTCATGCTGACAGTTTGTTCTGAGTTGGAACTTTGTGATGGCAGTGTTAAATAAATTGAGTTGCTGATTGTTAGCTTCTCCTGTCTTAATAATAACTGAATGGAAATGTTGTTCAGGTGCTTTTGTGTGTTAGAAATGTCTTTTTATGTGCATACAAATGAATACCTTCCCTTTGGGAGCCTTGCGGTAAATAGATTTGTGTCAGATTTCCAGTGATAGGGCCTGGGAGGTGATTAcagttatttttctaattttgtttattcaacaaatcAAAGggatttttgatttttaattgtaAGGAGACCATGAAgtgtttgttttattaatatgATGAGAAAATGTCATCCACATTGTAATTCAGTGCACAGTGTAATCCAGGAATTGTTAGATTTAGATCCATGGATACTGAGCATAAGCTCTCTGTATCATGCCTGTTTTGTgttcatatgtaaaatacattttacaaacAGCCGTCCTGCCTTTGGCAGTGCTGGGCACGCTTCTGACAGTTGCAGAGTGGGAGCTTAGGGACCTTGACCTGCACTCATTTGGGTGTCTGTGGGGACCGGGAAAGGGTGTCATGCTAgagaaacaaacagaagaaagTACGAAGATGTAGGAGCGTGAGTCCATGCAGTGGGTCAGGGCTTATGAGAACCACGGATCTCAAGACCCCCAGCCTAGGGCGAAGCCCCCTTTTCATCTTGTGTTTCTAGTGCACTGTTtgccttttgttctttttctctcaaaGAGCAGTTTGTAAATGagcaaaagagaaacacaaaaacCTGACTTAGtggactttaaaaaatgaaccatGCTGTGAAGGGAGTTACGTGCCTGTTCAGACTCAGGGCCTGAGATGCAGCAGCCTCGGGAGGCTGTGGACTCCAGAGCATTCAGAGCCCAGGACGAGgctttctacttttctttcctcttttttgagAGTCTTAATATGTCATGTCTCCATGTAATCAAAATCTGGGATTATTATATTAAATGACTGCAAGAATATGTTATTCTTAAgttgttttgtattttaagtttttatgtaTGTAAAAATAGAAGTATTCTATATTTACtctaaaaaatcaaatttattgcTTAAAATTTTGGGTAATGGCagctttttttaagaaaatgctgTAGGGTGTTTATGGAATTGATCCTGAACTGAGAGGTGAACTTCGCCATGCTCTGCTGCTCCTGGGCTGGGCGCCTGAACAGGCCATGTCTCCGAGCCTCCTCAGGCATCTGCTCCCTCATCTGTAGAACAGAGGCGGACAGGTGGTCCTCAGGGCCCTGCATGGTCCTTGACCTTAATTTTGTGAATAAAACTCCAAGACAGAGGGTGATATTTACTTTGGCATTTTCCCTTCCTCAGGACCCTGTTCCCAGCGGGTTTTCTGCAGGAGAAGTTTTGATCCCCTTAGCTGATGAATATGATCCCATGTTTCCTAACGATTATGAGAAAGTAGTGAAGCGCCAAAGAGAGGAGCGACAGAGGCAGCGGGAGCtggaaagacagaaggaaatagaagagagagaaaagtaagGCCTCGTGCAAGTGTGGGATGGGGTTATGTTTGAAATGTTCATTCAGATGTTATGAGAACTGTAGTGCTGTCTGTGGGCTGAGTGGGTTTTGTGGTTGGTCTGAACAGTTCTCAGGAGTCAGATTGTTGTTAAGAACGTGTGGTTGTTACATCCCATCATGGAAACAAACTCCAGAGCAAGTTCGCGTATAGATGCAGAAAACTTAGAACATACATTTTGAGTGAGTTTTTAGAAAAATAGCTTACAAACTGATGTTGAATaataggttttgcttttttttttcccctatgttcTGACTCTACTAGAGTCATACtgcttaaaatacttaaaatgtttttCCACCTTTTACTATTTTTGAGCCCGATAAAGTTTTTAAGAACTCATAACATCTTTTATGTTTTTCGAAAGTATGGGTAACAAagatttatttgcatttcttcttttaaaaatgctgagtattaatttttaaatgattatataaaCATTAATATACTATTTCTCATTATTTATTGACTCATTTCATGAAGTGAAAGCATGTTCTAGACAATCGAAATTATTTCATTAACTGTTACCTGTGTTGATTCGCTTTAGTGTTGAAAGAGGTAAAtatcaaggaaacttttttcttgcTATTTATATGCGTATACCTGTTAAATTTGTTCAGTTTATCTTCTGGATTTTTCTCACTTGTCATATGTTTGCTGCTTTGGTGTTTAATCAGTTGTTTGCATATCCCCTACCCCTCACGCCCCCTAAAGTCAAGGTGACGTCCTTGGGTTCACATCTCTGAATTGTTCCATCTGTTATCACAGGCGGCGTAAAGACAGACATGAAGCTAGTGGGTTTTCCAGGCGACCCGATCCAGATTCTGATGAAGATGAAGATTATGAGcgagagaggaggaaaagaagtaATGCCTGAACATAAATGTCATGTTTTAGATGTGCAATTCTACCCTTTCCTTCTATATTCAGTTTGATAACTAGTTCAGCTGACATTGATGTGGGTAGTTTTCTGTCTGGCATCTCAGCAAAAACCCACATTTGTATGGGGTTTAACTTTTCGTTGTGTTTTCACAGATGATCTTTCTAACATTTACTTTTTGGACCTTTGAGCACACCTTAAACTACATGCCTGTGCTCGTCTCTGTCCGTAGCACAGTCATGCCCACCTGTTGTCTGTCCATCTGCACTTTGATTAAGAACAGCACTGAGTGGAGAGTCTGCACTCGTGTCCAGAATCCTTGCCACCCCCATGcatggctgggcttccctgaatGCTGGCTTCTGGCAGTGTCACAAGCGGGGCAGGGAGACGGTGTGAGCTCATGCTCTGTCAGGCCGCCTCCATCTCTGAAGCCTCACAGGCGGCATCGTCGTTGTGTGAGAGCCAGGTGCTTGGTGACCGCTAGCTAGCTAGGCCCTGTCCATTCTGAGAGAACAGCTTCATCACATGTGGTTGCCGCCTGTACACTGATTGTGGGAAATTTCTTTGAAACATTTCATGCTGGTGCAGCATGGTTTTGTAATTGGtttctttaatttacattttatcattttttggaGTGTCTCATTGGTGatttcccatggatggaggagcctggtgggctgcagtccatgggtcgctagagtcggacatgactgagcaacttcactttcacttttcactttcatgcgttggagaaggaaatggcaccccactccagtgttcttgcctggagaatcccagggacgggggagcctggtgggctgccgtctatggggtcgcacagagtcggacacgactgaagcgacttagcagcagcagcattggtgaTTAAGTTATAATACATATGTTACAGGTTTTCTCTGGTGAAAAATCCCTATGTTCTCTGTTCGTGTTTTCCCTCTGGTTGTCTGATAGCAAATGGAGTCTGCTTTGGTTTGTTTGTGTCCACCGTTCTCTAGGAAATGTGAACAAGAATGATGACAGCACAAAGCAGACTGTGACCAGAAGTACCCACACACCCGAGGAGTGATACCTACTTGTGTACTTTTAACCCTGGTTTCACACACTGAACTCTTCAGGTGTTAGCGAGAGGGTGGAGTAGTgtgccttcctgcctcttcctttGGGGTGGGGGTGCGATCCAGCGGCCCCGGGCTGACTCCTTCCTCCTCACTCAGCCCTTGCTCAGCGGAATGTGTGTTTTGCAGGTATGGGCGGAGCTGCCATTGCACCTCCCACGTCTCTTGTGGAGAAGGACAAAGAATGTAAGTAcctgtttcttcccttttctgttcAGATACATGTCTTTAACCCAGTCTTGGGAAGCCTTAGCTGGAATCAGCCAGGCACCTGGGTGCAGGGAAAAGGCCCCCAAACCCTCCTCACTCTAGCCCTCGGCCAAGAGCACCTTCCACCCCTTATGCATCAGGAGTTTTTATGCCAGTTTCTAGGATTTTTCTGCAGCAAGATGCTTTTTTGTTTGCTGTTAAACgtaattcattttgttttttctaacATTTCATATTTGGAATTAGGTTAAAACAAATAGTAGCTCAGTTGGCCAGTTCTGTGCTCAGTgatctcagtttagttcagtcgctcagtcgtgtccgactctgtgaccccatggactgcagcacaccaggcctccctgtccctcaccaactcccggagtttactcaaactatgtccattgagtcagcgatgccatccaaccatctcatcctctgtcgtccccttctcctcccaccttcattctttcccagcgtcagggtcttttccagtgagtcagctcttcgcatcaggtggccatagttttggagtttcagcttcaacatcggtccttccagtgaacactcaggactgatctttaggatggactggttggatctccttgcggtccaagggactctccgcAGCTCTGTGATCTGGGAGCTGTTACATTTGTGCCCCTCCACAAGGTGGCAGCACATTCCCGAGTTAGGTCCCTCAGGCACAGGGTGTGCCTTCACTCAGAGTCCCACAAGTCTCCAGGGATCTGTTCTCGAATTGGGGGTTGGAACTGGACTTGGATGAATCTTCTAGTTCATTTTCCTACTCTCTGTGTTGGAGCATACCTAAACTATCCCGAGAAAATGTAACCATCCCCAGAGTTTTTAAATACCTATGAATGTTATCTTTTTATAAAGaagataatacagaaaaaaaaagttaaataataatgaaaatacctGACAAACCATAAACCCCAACTGAAACCAGTCTCTGGGAGTGGAGCCCAAGCATCTGGAGCTCTCTGAGCTTCCTTGCTGATTCTCGTGCACAGCTGGGGTTGCACTTCACTGAACTGGCATGTGGTCCCTGACCTCAGAGACCTTTGTTGTATGCTGGCGTAAGGaggcacaaaaaataaaatcctgtttCCTGTCATCCAACAGTACCCCGAGACTTCCCTTATGAAGAGGATTCACGACCTCGCTCACAGTCTTCCAAAGCTGCTATCCCTCCCCCAGTGTACGAGGAACAAGACAGACCCCGATCCCCAACCGGCCCTGGCAACTCCTTCCTCGCCAACATGGGGTAATGGTCGGGCACTTGCGCCTCGGCGAGTGCAGGGAGGGTGGGACTCTAGGGGGCCGGGGTGGTGTGGTCAGACTTTCCAGTGGATGCAGCGCATTTGGAGATGAGGGCTTTAGCGGGTTTACAAGGAGTGCTTGGTGCGCTCAGTCATGCAGGATCAGGACTTGAGTCACTGGGAGGGTATTGCAGCATGACCCTGTTACCGTTTTGTACAAAACGTAAAGCTTTTTATCGGAAGTGTTCAGTGATTGGGATGCTGAACATTATATTCTCTAGGTAGGAACAGTTTCTGattgttatttatatttgttttcagaACATTTGTAAATAGCTCATACGAATTAGACCTGACTTACACTATGTCCAAAAGATGAATGacatccttttttttcttgataaaatgACCTTTGCTTTAAGGTTATAAGTCTATACCTTTGGTCTAAAAACTTTTAGTCATTCTACCTATAATTAGAAATTTGCCAGTGTTTGAAAATCAGTTTTAAGGTTGACTTCAGGTGGggcttgtgggttttttttagGACTCGCT
Proteins encoded in this window:
- the RBM17 gene encoding splicing factor 45 gives rise to the protein MSLYDDLGVETSDSKTEGWSKNFKLLQSQLQVKKAALTQAKSQRTKQSTVLAPVIDLKRGGSSDERQIVDTPPHVAAGLKDPVPSGFSAGEVLIPLADEYDPMFPNDYEKVVKRQREERQRQRELERQKEIEEREKRRKDRHEASGFSRRPDPDSDEDEDYERERRKRSMGGAAIAPPTSLVEKDKELPRDFPYEEDSRPRSQSSKAAIPPPVYEEQDRPRSPTGPGNSFLANMGGTVAHKIMQKYGFREGQGLGKHEQGLSTALSVEKTSKRGGKIIVGDATEKDAAKKSDSNPLTEILKCPTKVVLLRNMVGAGEVDEDLEVETKEECEKYGKVGKCVIFEIPGAPDDEAVRIFLEFERVESAIKAVVDLNGRYFGGRVVKACFYNLDKFRVLDLAEQV